A DNA window from Anaerocolumna sp. AGMB13020 contains the following coding sequences:
- the ispE gene encoding 4-(cytidine 5'-diphospho)-2-C-methyl-D-erythritol kinase, whose amino-acid sequence MNSIKLKAYAKINLGLDVVRKREDGYHEVRMIMQTIGLYDKVSILRTNNTSITVKTNLPYLPTDENNLVYKAAALIKKNYGITQGVHIILDKKIPVAAGLAGGSSDAAAVLYGLNRLFHLNLSKEELSKLGLQLGADVPYCLLRGTALSEGIGEILTPVSPFPSCQVLIVKPGINVSTKHVYEHLKLAEDTSHPNIDAILTAIRRKDLKAAVSHFGNVLESVTIKEYPVIGQIKDELTAFGAIASMMSGSGPTVFGLFDSREKAEKAFYQLKAGKSYKQVYLTGLYQPGLKF is encoded by the coding sequence ATGAATTCCATCAAGCTGAAAGCATATGCAAAAATAAATCTTGGCCTGGATGTGGTGCGAAAAAGGGAGGACGGTTATCATGAAGTTCGCATGATCATGCAGACCATCGGCCTGTATGACAAAGTATCCATATTACGGACCAACAATACCTCCATAACCGTTAAGACGAATCTTCCTTACCTGCCAACAGATGAAAACAACCTGGTATACAAAGCCGCTGCTTTAATCAAAAAAAATTATGGTATTACCCAGGGTGTTCATATTATATTAGATAAGAAAATCCCTGTAGCAGCAGGTCTGGCTGGAGGAAGCAGTGACGCCGCTGCTGTTCTTTACGGATTAAACCGCCTGTTTCATTTGAATCTGTCAAAGGAGGAGCTGTCAAAGTTAGGCTTGCAGTTAGGCGCAGATGTTCCTTATTGCCTCTTACGCGGAACAGCTCTTTCCGAGGGCATCGGTGAAATATTGACTCCTGTCTCTCCTTTTCCTTCCTGTCAGGTACTGATTGTCAAACCGGGAATCAATGTATCGACAAAACATGTTTATGAACACCTTAAGCTGGCGGAGGATACCTCTCATCCGAACATCGATGCTATCCTTACCGCTATAAGAAGAAAGGATCTTAAAGCTGCCGTCAGTCACTTTGGCAATGTACTGGAATCCGTTACCATTAAGGAATATCCTGTAATCGGTCAGATCAAGGATGAGCTTACAGCCTTTGGAGCTATCGCATCTATGATGAGTGGCAGCGGACCTACGGTGTTTGGGTTATTCGACAGCAGAGAAAAAGCGGAAAAGGCTTTTTATCAGTTAAAAGCCGGGAAATCCTATAAACAGGTATATTTAACCGGTCTTTACCAGCCAGGTCTTAAGTTTTAG
- the spoIIR gene encoding stage II sporulation protein R, with translation MLKIKIHIYQFLHRKKTSENRGSLHKKFQSIDRKLLLKLSACLSLCLLCLIYSIKVIHADSYESKAAMQKDIASQIIRFHVIANSDSTQDQALKLKVKSALTEALRPKLSSLTDVNEARLVIEENLAELEALSEDIIQENGYQYTVTASLETGYFPIKIYGDLTLPPGQYEALRVEIGEAKGQNWWCIMFPPLCFVDATYSVVPKESKEQLKHVLTEDEYDAVFSSKKADIRVKFKLFEIIKDYLSD, from the coding sequence TTGTTAAAAATAAAAATCCATATTTATCAATTTCTGCATCGGAAAAAAACTTCAGAAAATAGAGGATCCTTACATAAGAAATTCCAATCCATTGACCGAAAGCTGCTCCTTAAATTAAGCGCCTGCCTATCGCTTTGCTTACTCTGTCTCATATATTCCATCAAAGTTATACATGCAGATTCTTATGAGAGCAAAGCTGCCATGCAAAAGGATATTGCTTCCCAGATTATTCGTTTCCATGTGATAGCCAACAGCGATTCCACACAAGACCAGGCTCTTAAGCTGAAAGTCAAATCTGCCCTGACAGAAGCCTTAAGACCCAAGCTGTCCAGCCTGACGGATGTTAATGAGGCAAGGCTTGTTATTGAAGAGAACCTTGCGGAGCTGGAGGCTCTGTCAGAAGATATCATACAGGAGAATGGATATCAGTATACGGTTACAGCCTCTTTAGAAACCGGTTACTTTCCTATTAAGATTTATGGAGATCTTACTCTGCCACCAGGGCAGTACGAGGCTCTGCGTGTTGAAATCGGTGAGGCAAAAGGACAGAACTGGTGGTGTATCATGTTTCCGCCTCTCTGTTTTGTGGATGCCACCTACAGCGTGGTACCCAAAGAATCCAAAGAACAATTAAAGCATGTATTGACAGAAGACGAATACGATGCCGTCTTTTCTTCAAAAAAAGCAGATATCCGGGTGAAGTTCAAGCTTTTTGAAATAATAAAAGATTATTTGTCTGATTAG
- a CDS encoding D-alanine--D-alanine ligase family protein: MSKKTVAVLFGGQSTEHEVSCVSATTVIKHINADLYRILIIGITKEGKWLKVNNADEITSGTWLKNTEAAVLLPDASLKSVLILNGDKAEKIKVDVVFPVLHGLCGEDGTIQGLLELAKIPYVGCGVLASSVSMDKLYTKIIVDTLGIRQAKYVAVTRKDLSSMEDTVKRIEAVIPYPVFIKPSNSGSSRGISKAESREELMSGLKLAAEHDRKILVEETINGREIECAVLGGNESRASGVGEIVAAAQFYDYDAKYNNAESKTIISPELPAGAADTIRDYAIKIFKAVDGHGLSRVDFFVDRITGEVIFNEINTMPGFTSISMYPMLWEAKGIGKPQLIEKLLQLAFARAAEAGGESDVL; the protein is encoded by the coding sequence ATGAGTAAAAAAACAGTTGCAGTCTTGTTTGGCGGGCAGTCTACTGAGCATGAAGTTTCTTGCGTTTCCGCTACTACCGTAATTAAACATATCAATGCGGATTTATACCGTATTCTCATTATAGGAATTACCAAAGAGGGAAAATGGCTCAAAGTAAACAATGCGGACGAAATTACTTCAGGCACCTGGCTTAAAAATACAGAAGCCGCAGTTCTGTTACCAGATGCTTCACTTAAGTCCGTGTTAATCTTAAACGGTGACAAGGCAGAAAAGATAAAAGTGGATGTGGTATTTCCTGTTCTTCACGGATTATGCGGAGAAGATGGTACCATTCAGGGACTCTTAGAACTGGCTAAGATACCTTATGTTGGGTGCGGAGTTTTAGCTTCGTCCGTTTCCATGGATAAATTATATACAAAGATCATTGTAGATACGCTGGGTATCAGACAGGCAAAATATGTGGCTGTTACAAGGAAAGACCTAAGCAGCATGGAGGATACCGTTAAGAGAATTGAAGCAGTGATACCTTATCCTGTTTTCATAAAGCCCTCTAACTCAGGTTCTTCCAGAGGTATCTCCAAGGCAGAATCCAGAGAAGAACTGATGTCAGGATTAAAGCTTGCAGCAGAGCATGACAGAAAGATCCTGGTAGAGGAGACCATCAATGGACGTGAAATTGAATGTGCCGTACTTGGAGGCAATGAATCCAGGGCTTCCGGTGTAGGTGAAATCGTAGCAGCAGCACAGTTCTACGATTATGATGCCAAATACAACAATGCAGAATCTAAGACAATTATCTCTCCTGAACTGCCCGCGGGCGCAGCTGATACAATTCGGGACTATGCTATTAAGATTTTTAAAGCAGTGGACGGACATGGTTTATCCAGAGTGGATTTCTTCGTCGATAGAATTACCGGAGAAGTAATCTTTAATGAGATCAATACCATGCCAGGTTTTACATCCATCAGCATGTATCCCATGCTATGGGAGGCTAAAGGAATCGGAAAGCCCCAGTTGATAGAAAAATTATTGCAGCTTGCCTTTGCCAGAGCAGCAGAAGCAGGAGGAGAGAGCGATGTCTTGTAA